Proteins from one Mucilaginibacter jinjuensis genomic window:
- the ilvA gene encoding threonine ammonia-lyase IlvA, translating to MDTATKYHLDFESASQRLKGVVRRTPLEFNQGLSDRFDCEVYLKREDLQVVRSYKLRGAYNMISQLDEDQMRRGIVCASAGNHAQGVAFSCKKLGTRGVIFMPEITPNQKVKQTQMFGNGSIDIILVGDTFDDCLREALAYTEEHDMTFIPPFDNERIVEGQGTVGVEIYEDLPDVEVVIMPIGGGGLAAGTGTYLKSQNPGITLAGVEPEGAPSMFMALEAGEPITLAKVNRFVDGASVKRVGSLNFEICQHILDDMLTVPEGKVCTAMLKLYNEDAIVVEPAGALSIAVLDLYKEQIRGKKVVCIVSGGNNDIDRMQDIKEQSLLYEGLKHYFIVRFPQRPGALKLFVSEVLGPHDDITRFEFIKKTERESGPALVGIELRNAEDYAALLQRMEANRFEVIEINRDQTLFEYLV from the coding sequence ATGGACACAGCAACTAAATATCATCTCGATTTCGAATCTGCCTCGCAAAGGCTCAAAGGTGTTGTACGCCGCACTCCGCTGGAATTTAACCAGGGATTATCAGACCGTTTCGACTGCGAGGTTTACCTGAAACGTGAAGACCTGCAAGTGGTACGTTCTTACAAACTGCGTGGCGCATATAATATGATCAGCCAACTGGATGAAGATCAGATGCGCCGCGGTATTGTATGCGCCAGTGCGGGTAACCATGCACAGGGCGTAGCTTTCTCCTGCAAAAAACTGGGTACACGCGGCGTAATCTTTATGCCCGAAATTACCCCAAACCAAAAGGTTAAACAAACCCAGATGTTTGGTAATGGCAGTATTGACATTATATTGGTTGGCGATACCTTCGATGATTGCCTTCGGGAAGCCCTTGCTTACACCGAAGAACACGACATGACCTTTATCCCTCCTTTCGATAATGAACGCATTGTAGAAGGCCAGGGAACGGTTGGCGTTGAGATATATGAAGACCTGCCCGATGTTGAGGTTGTAATTATGCCAATCGGTGGCGGCGGCCTTGCAGCAGGTACAGGTACCTATCTTAAAAGCCAAAATCCGGGCATCACCTTAGCCGGTGTTGAACCAGAGGGTGCACCATCTATGTTTATGGCGCTTGAAGCAGGCGAGCCAATAACCTTAGCCAAAGTAAACCGTTTCGTCGACGGTGCTTCGGTTAAACGGGTTGGTTCTCTCAACTTTGAGATCTGCCAGCATATACTGGACGATATGTTAACTGTGCCCGAAGGTAAGGTGTGTACCGCCATGCTGAAACTCTATAACGAAGATGCCATTGTAGTTGAACCTGCGGGTGCGTTATCAATAGCAGTACTCGACTTATACAAAGAGCAGATCAGAGGCAAAAAAGTAGTTTGCATTGTAAGCGGCGGCAACAACGACATTGACCGTATGCAGGATATTAAAGAACAATCGCTGCTTTATGAAGGACTGAAACATTACTTCATCGTTCGTTTCCCGCAACGTCCCGGAGCTTTGAAACTATTTGTAAGCGAGGTATTAGGCCCGCACGATGATATTACCCGTTTCGAATTCATCAAAAAAACCGAACGCGAAAGCGGCCCCGCTCTGGTAGGTATCGAACTTAGAAATGCCGAAGACTATGCAGCTTTATTACAACGCATGGAAGCTAATCGTTTCGAGGTAATTGAGATTAACAGGGATCAGACGCTGTTTGAGTATTTAGTCTGA
- a CDS encoding methyltransferase domain-containing protein — translation MATTNKFIKRDPSTSKLFDERSLQRDYATLASLLKPGMQVLDVGCGTGAISKDIANIIGPQGHVTGIDNTGHFIESGKKTYKDVKNLELIHTDLFDFNPAEKFDLIVSARTIQWLSNPQEAIAKMKSMLKPGGWLSILDYDHTALAWTPEPPLTMRRFYATFLRWRSDAGMNNEVAEDAKGFFEELNFRNIEVLNADEVYEKGQPDFEHKISIWGKVAAMNQIVEEGYISNADRLQAIEDYNQWIATDAGQMIMKLKETRGQI, via the coding sequence ATGGCAACCACCAACAAATTCATCAAACGTGATCCATCAACAAGCAAATTGTTTGATGAGCGTAGTCTGCAAAGAGATTACGCAACGCTTGCGTCTTTGTTAAAGCCAGGCATGCAAGTGCTGGATGTTGGTTGCGGTACAGGTGCTATATCTAAAGACATAGCCAATATCATTGGTCCGCAAGGGCATGTTACCGGCATTGATAATACCGGGCATTTCATCGAGAGTGGCAAGAAAACTTACAAGGATGTTAAAAATCTGGAACTGATCCACACCGATCTGTTTGATTTTAATCCGGCAGAAAAGTTCGATCTCATTGTTTCGGCACGTACTATCCAATGGTTAAGTAACCCACAAGAGGCTATAGCCAAAATGAAAAGTATGTTAAAACCGGGTGGATGGTTATCCATTTTAGATTATGATCATACCGCTTTAGCGTGGACACCGGAACCACCGCTAACCATGCGCAGATTCTACGCTACCTTTTTAAGATGGCGCTCTGATGCAGGTATGAACAATGAGGTTGCCGAAGATGCCAAAGGCTTCTTCGAAGAACTGAATTTCCGCAACATCGAAGTATTGAATGCCGATGAAGTATACGAAAAAGGCCAGCCTGATTTTGAGCACAAGATCAGCATCTGGGGTAAAGTAGCCGCCATGAATCAGATTGTGGAAGAAGGCTACATCAGCAACGCAGACAGGCTGCAGGCCATTGAAGATTATAACCAATGGATTGCCACCGATGCCGGGCAAATGATAATGAAATTGAAAGAAACAAGAGGACAAATATAG
- the leuD gene encoding 3-isopropylmalate dehydratase small subunit, which produces MSTKIFKHIQSTAVPLPIENIDTDQIIPARFLKATTRDGFGNNLFRDWRFDENDHPKQDFVLNNPTYSGKVLVAGKNFGCGSSREHAAWALSDYGFDAVVSSFFADIFKGNALNNGLLPVQVSDEFLAKIFDELYSDKDAQIEIDLEQQVIRISNTGDEEAFEINAYKKACLINGYDDIDYILSNKALVEEFEAKR; this is translated from the coding sequence ATGAGCACAAAAATTTTTAAACACATTCAATCAACAGCAGTACCGTTGCCGATTGAAAATATTGATACTGACCAGATCATCCCGGCGAGGTTTTTAAAAGCCACTACCCGCGATGGCTTTGGCAACAACCTTTTCCGCGACTGGCGTTTTGACGAGAACGATCATCCTAAACAGGATTTCGTGCTTAACAACCCAACCTACTCGGGCAAGGTACTGGTAGCCGGTAAAAACTTCGGTTGCGGAAGCAGCCGCGAGCATGCCGCCTGGGCACTGTCCGACTATGGTTTTGATGCCGTGGTAAGCAGTTTCTTTGCAGATATTTTTAAAGGCAATGCCCTTAACAACGGTTTACTCCCCGTGCAGGTAAGCGACGAGTTTCTGGCTAAAATCTTCGACGAACTATACAGCGACAAGGATGCCCAGATTGAAATTGACCTGGAGCAACAAGTGATCCGCATCAGCAATACCGGTGATGAGGAAGCTTTCGAGATCAATGCCTACAAAAAGGCTTGCCTGATTAATGGATATGATGATATCGATTATATCCTGAGCAATAAAGCGCTGGTAGAAGAATTTGAAGCTAAAAGATAA
- a CDS encoding methyltransferase domain-containing protein, with translation MNWNADLYDQKHAFVYQFGENVVELLDVKPGERIHDVGCGTGYLTQQIKDQGADVIGTDYSPEMIAQAQKLYPDVKFAVADAGNHQFIEPFDAVFSNAALHWVKNQDGMMQSVYNSLKPGGRFVAEMGGKGNVDKLISATKATLEKYGYHEQAQINQWHFPSVGEYASRLESHGFRVAFASHFDRKTPLQDGAQGVSKWIEMFGSVYFKDIPEQDKQQILAEITEILRPYYDENGQWYADYKRLRFIAVKEI, from the coding sequence ATGAACTGGAACGCTGATTTATATGATCAAAAACATGCATTCGTTTACCAATTTGGTGAAAATGTGGTAGAGTTGCTGGATGTTAAACCCGGCGAACGGATACATGATGTAGGTTGTGGTACGGGTTACCTTACACAGCAGATCAAAGATCAGGGAGCTGATGTTATTGGCACTGATTATTCGCCCGAAATGATCGCACAGGCGCAAAAGCTATACCCTGATGTAAAATTTGCGGTAGCTGATGCTGGCAACCATCAGTTCATAGAACCTTTTGATGCGGTGTTTAGTAATGCGGCTTTGCACTGGGTTAAAAACCAGGACGGCATGATGCAATCTGTTTATAACAGCCTTAAACCCGGTGGCCGCTTTGTAGCCGAAATGGGTGGCAAGGGCAATGTAGATAAACTGATCAGTGCTACCAAAGCTACATTAGAGAAATACGGTTATCACGAACAAGCCCAGATCAACCAATGGCATTTCCCATCGGTTGGCGAATATGCAAGCCGTTTAGAGTCGCATGGATTCAGGGTTGCATTTGCTTCACACTTCGATCGTAAAACACCGCTACAGGATGGCGCCCAAGGCGTATCTAAATGGATAGAAATGTTTGGCTCGGTTTATTTTAAAGATATCCCCGAGCAAGACAAACAACAAATACTGGCAGAAATTACCGAAATACTTCGCCCTTATTATGACGAAAACGGACAATGGTATGCCGATTATAAAAGATTAAGATTTATAGCTGTGAAAGAGATTTGA
- the leuB gene encoding 3-isopropylmalate dehydrogenase has protein sequence MKKHILVIPGDGIGPEVTTWGKAVLEEIAAQYNHEFTYDEALMGHVAIEATGNPLPDETLEKAKASDAILFGAVGHAKYDNDPSAKVRPEQGLLKIRKELGLYANLRPIMLFDELLDASSLKPEVLRGTDILFFRELTGDVYFGEKKRSEDRNTASDLMIYHRYEVERIAKKAFEAAQVRGKKLCSVDKANVLESSRLWREVVQELAKQYPDVETEHMFIDNAAMQLVKNPKKFDVVLTANLFGDILTDEASQIAGSMGMLASASIGDGTGFFEPIHGSAHDIAGQDKANPLASILSVALMLEISFGLKEEAKKITDAIDKTLKDGYRTGDIADAKTDKAKILGTHAMGQKVLEYLRG, from the coding sequence ATGAAAAAACACATCTTAGTTATTCCAGGCGATGGCATTGGGCCCGAGGTTACAACCTGGGGCAAAGCTGTTTTGGAGGAAATTGCTGCACAATACAACCACGAATTTACTTACGACGAGGCGTTGATGGGCCACGTAGCTATTGAAGCTACAGGCAACCCACTGCCCGACGAAACTTTAGAAAAAGCAAAAGCAAGCGACGCCATCCTGTTTGGTGCCGTTGGCCATGCTAAATATGATAATGATCCTTCGGCAAAAGTTCGCCCGGAGCAGGGGTTATTGAAAATCCGTAAAGAATTGGGTTTATATGCCAACCTGCGCCCCATCATGTTATTTGATGAGCTGCTGGATGCATCGAGCCTGAAACCGGAAGTATTGCGTGGTACAGATATCCTGTTTTTCCGTGAGCTGACCGGTGATGTTTATTTCGGTGAAAAAAAACGCAGCGAGGATAGAAACACAGCATCAGATCTGATGATCTATCACCGTTATGAGGTTGAACGTATCGCTAAAAAAGCATTCGAAGCCGCACAGGTTCGTGGTAAAAAATTATGCTCTGTAGATAAAGCCAACGTTTTGGAATCATCACGCTTATGGCGCGAGGTGGTACAGGAACTGGCTAAACAGTATCCAGATGTGGAAACCGAGCACATGTTTATTGACAATGCCGCTATGCAACTGGTTAAAAACCCTAAAAAATTCGACGTTGTACTTACTGCAAACTTATTCGGCGATATTTTAACTGATGAGGCATCACAAATTGCAGGATCAATGGGTATGCTGGCATCTGCTTCAATAGGTGATGGTACAGGTTTCTTTGAACCTATCCATGGTTCGGCACATGATATTGCCGGTCAGGATAAAGCTAACCCGCTGGCATCTATCCTGTCTGTAGCTTTGATGCTCGAGATCAGTTTCGGCCTAAAAGAAGAAGCGAAGAAGATTACCGACGCTATCGACAAAACATTAAAAGACGGCTACCGCACCGGCGACATCGCCGATGCCAAAACCGACAAAGCCAAAATTTTAGGTACCCATGCAATGGGACAAAAAGTTTTGGAATACTTGAGAGGATAA
- a CDS encoding outer membrane beta-barrel protein, translated as MKRLLITAVIIAAATAAFAQSADTTKTETDTTKAKKGFHISFGKGESAAHLNADGIDTMDYSRHSKAPGFSWGVTFTRFDEGLATLVDNGSFKLSPQNNFLRYRSWKTSNVGFDILQFSYRFNSTFKIYVAGGFDWTLIRLRENITIQRGGDHITYTQDNIDYSKNRFSSTYVRVPLAFDFRTAENASGHRWHFVAGPELGFLINGRVKQISDENGKQKVNGNYHFADTRYGAVARVGYGFLGIFAKYYFNDMFQDSPPQDGLKNFSFGIMIGF; from the coding sequence ATGAAACGATTACTAATTACCGCGGTAATAATTGCGGCTGCTACTGCTGCGTTTGCGCAAAGCGCAGATACTACTAAAACAGAGACTGATACCACAAAGGCAAAAAAAGGCTTTCATATAAGTTTTGGTAAAGGCGAGAGCGCAGCTCATCTTAATGCCGATGGTATTGATACGATGGACTACTCGCGCCATAGCAAAGCACCAGGCTTTTCGTGGGGGGTAACATTTACCAGGTTTGATGAAGGTTTGGCTACCCTGGTTGATAACGGCAGCTTTAAATTATCACCTCAGAATAATTTTTTGAGGTACCGCTCATGGAAAACCAGTAACGTGGGTTTCGATATATTGCAGTTTAGCTATCGTTTCAACAGCACATTTAAAATATATGTAGCAGGTGGTTTCGACTGGACATTGATCCGTTTGCGTGAAAACATTACGATACAACGAGGTGGAGATCATATTACTTACACACAGGATAATATTGATTACAGCAAAAACCGTTTCTCATCAACCTATGTGCGTGTGCCATTAGCGTTTGATTTCCGTACCGCTGAAAACGCAAGCGGCCATCGCTGGCATTTTGTAGCCGGCCCCGAGTTAGGCTTCCTGATTAACGGCCGCGTTAAACAGATAAGCGATGAAAACGGTAAGCAAAAAGTGAATGGTAACTATCACTTTGCCGATACCCGTTACGGTGCTGTTGCCCGGGTAGGTTATGGTTTTCTGGGGATATTTGCCAAGTACTACTTTAATGATATGTTCCAGGACAGCCCGCCGCAGGATGGACTTAAGAACTTCTCTTTTGGTATAATGATTGGTTTTTAA
- a CDS encoding ABC transporter ATP-binding protein, translated as MADQPFLQAKAVSKIFAGKYAAGVRNVSIDIKPGIITAIIGESGSGKSTLLRLLYGLLSPQEGRVRFKGEIVWGPEEKLIPGHDSMKMVTQHADDLNLFANVWDNIATLLPNTNIKYKKERTEEVLTQLNMLHMADKKIAMLSGGEKQRVAIARALTLKPEVLLLDEPFNQVDTSFREGLQNDIRKIVHDTGITVIMVSHDPAEVLSMADELVVIRNGEIIEHGAPLDLYNHPQNFYTAKLLTNCNVLNNQQAKLLGIETEKEKVVIYPEWIGIVQSFMPKKWTVSSILFKGPFEELILTHDDARIKMFNLEMGKYPVGKHVNVKVSKHLEF; from the coding sequence ATGGCAGATCAACCTTTTTTACAGGCCAAAGCAGTAAGCAAAATATTTGCTGGTAAATACGCAGCAGGTGTACGCAATGTGAGTATTGATATTAAACCGGGTATTATTACGGCTATTATTGGCGAAAGCGGTAGTGGTAAAAGTACTTTATTACGATTGTTATATGGCCTGCTTTCTCCGCAAGAAGGACGTGTAAGATTTAAAGGCGAGATAGTTTGGGGACCCGAAGAAAAGCTGATCCCCGGCCACGACAGTATGAAGATGGTTACCCAGCATGCCGATGACCTGAACCTGTTTGCCAATGTTTGGGATAATATTGCCACCCTGTTACCCAATACCAATATTAAATACAAAAAGGAACGCACTGAAGAAGTGCTAACCCAGCTTAACATGCTGCACATGGCCGATAAAAAGATAGCCATGTTAAGCGGCGGTGAAAAGCAGCGCGTTGCCATAGCCCGTGCCCTAACCCTAAAGCCCGAAGTATTATTACTGGATGAACCCTTTAACCAGGTTGATACCTCTTTTCGCGAAGGCTTGCAAAACGATATCAGAAAGATTGTGCATGATACCGGCATCACCGTAATTATGGTATCGCATGACCCGGCCGAAGTACTTTCGATGGCTGATGAACTAGTGGTGATCCGCAATGGCGAAATTATTGAGCATGGTGCACCGTTGGATCTGTACAATCATCCTCAAAACTTCTATACGGCCAAACTGCTCACTAACTGCAATGTGCTTAATAATCAGCAGGCTAAATTACTGGGTATCGAAACTGAGAAGGAAAAAGTAGTGATCTACCCCGAATGGATCGGCATTGTACAAAGCTTTATGCCCAAGAAATGGACAGTAAGCAGTATCCTGTTTAAAGGGCCATTTGAAGAACTGATTTTAACACATGACGATGCACGTATCAAAATGTTTAACCTCGAAATGGGGAAATACCCGGTAGGTAAACATGTAAATGTGAAGGTGAGTAAGCATTTGGAGTTTTAA
- the ilvC gene encoding ketol-acid reductoisomerase encodes MAQLNFGGTEENVVTRDEFPLSKAQEVLKNEVVAVIGYGVQGPGQALNQKDNGINVIVGQRKGSKSWDKAVSDGFVPGETLFEIEEALEKGTIYCYLLSDAAQIELWPTVKKHLTPGKALYFSHGFGITFKEQTGIVPPADVDVFLVAPKGSGTSLRRMFLQGRGLNSSFAIFQDATGRAWERVVSLGIAVGSGYLFETDFKKEVFSDLTGERGTLMGCIQGIFAAQYDVLRSKGHTPSEAFNETVEELTQSLMPLVAENGMDWMYANCSTTAQRGALDWWKKFRDATKPVFEELYESVATGKESQRSIDSNSQPDYREKLDAELKELRDSELWQAGKTVRSLRPENQAVESIS; translated from the coding sequence ATGGCACAATTAAATTTTGGCGGCACTGAAGAAAACGTAGTAACCCGCGACGAATTTCCACTTTCGAAAGCACAGGAAGTACTTAAAAACGAAGTAGTAGCTGTAATTGGTTACGGCGTTCAAGGGCCAGGCCAGGCGCTAAATCAAAAAGACAATGGTATCAATGTTATCGTTGGTCAGCGTAAAGGTTCAAAATCATGGGATAAAGCTGTAAGTGATGGCTTTGTACCTGGCGAAACTCTTTTCGAAATTGAAGAAGCCCTTGAAAAAGGAACTATCTATTGCTACTTATTAAGCGATGCTGCACAAATTGAATTGTGGCCAACTGTTAAAAAACACTTAACTCCGGGTAAGGCATTATACTTCTCTCACGGTTTCGGTATCACTTTCAAAGAGCAAACCGGTATCGTTCCTCCTGCAGATGTTGACGTATTTTTGGTTGCACCTAAAGGTTCAGGTACTTCATTACGTCGTATGTTCTTGCAAGGTCGCGGCTTAAACTCAAGCTTCGCTATCTTCCAGGATGCTACCGGCCGTGCATGGGAAAGAGTTGTTTCATTAGGTATCGCTGTAGGTAGCGGTTACCTGTTCGAAACAGATTTCAAAAAAGAAGTATTCAGTGATTTAACCGGCGAGCGTGGTACGCTAATGGGTTGTATCCAGGGTATCTTCGCTGCACAATATGATGTATTACGCAGCAAAGGTCACACGCCTTCTGAAGCATTTAACGAAACTGTTGAAGAGCTTACCCAATCATTAATGCCACTGGTTGCTGAGAACGGTATGGACTGGATGTACGCCAACTGCTCTACTACTGCACAACGTGGTGCGTTAGACTGGTGGAAAAAATTCCGTGATGCTACTAAACCGGTGTTTGAAGAGCTTTACGAAAGCGTTGCTACCGGTAAAGAATCTCAACGTTCTATCGATTCAAACAGCCAGCCGGATTACCGCGAGAAACTGGATGCTGAATTGAAAGAATTACGCGATAGCGAATTATGGCAGGCAGGTAAAACTGTACGCAGCTTACGCCCTGAGAACCAGGCTGTAGAAAGCATCAGCTAA
- the ilvN gene encoding acetolactate synthase small subunit, with the protein MDKQEFNITVYTENQIGLLNRIAIIFTRRKINIDSLNTSPSEIKGIHRFNIVIDETEDVVRKLCRQIEKQVEVLKAYYHTNADVIWQEMALYKVPADIIAEKASVERLLRENGARAVVIRKDYIVFETTGHREETDNLIKVLEPFGLIEFVRSARVAIIKDSDGFNSKIREFERLEPSEDVIENEYLNKGQKVFTM; encoded by the coding sequence ATGGACAAGCAGGAATTTAACATCACCGTTTATACCGAAAACCAGATTGGTCTGCTGAATCGCATCGCCATCATTTTCACCCGCAGGAAGATCAATATCGATAGCCTGAACACCTCTCCTTCTGAGATTAAAGGGATCCACCGCTTCAACATCGTGATTGATGAAACCGAAGATGTGGTACGTAAACTTTGCCGCCAGATTGAGAAACAGGTTGAAGTATTAAAAGCATACTACCATACCAATGCCGACGTTATATGGCAGGAGATGGCACTTTACAAAGTACCGGCAGATATTATTGCCGAGAAAGCAAGCGTTGAGCGTTTATTGCGCGAAAACGGTGCCCGCGCGGTTGTGATCCGTAAAGATTACATCGTGTTTGAAACCACCGGCCACCGCGAAGAAACCGATAACCTGATTAAAGTTCTGGAACCTTTTGGCTTAATTGAATTTGTACGCAGCGCACGCGTGGCAATTATTAAGGATAGCGATGGTTTTAACTCTAAGATCCGCGAGTTTGAACGCCTGGAACCAAGCGAAGACGTGATAGAAAACGAATACCTGAATAAAGGACAAAAGGTGTTTACGATGTAA
- the leuC gene encoding 3-isopropylmalate dehydratase large subunit, translating into MGNTLFDKIWDAHVVSSKEGFPDILYIDTHFIHEVTSPQAFDGLRKRGLPVLRPKQTVATADHNVPTWDQHLPIKEELSRYQVDMLTKNCAEFGVELYGLGHPYQGIVHVIGPELGITRPGGTYVCGDSHTSTHGAFGAIAFGIGTSQVEQVMATQCLLQSRPKRMKIEVNGKLQKGVGAKDIILYIISKTTAAGGTGYAVEYAGDTIRSLSMEGRMTICNMSIEMGARCGLIAPDDTTIEYVKGREFAPKGEDWDKAVAYWKTLYSDDDAQFDSVLTFNAEDIEPMITYGTNPGMGIGVTQHVPVTADVEPTEQKSYANSLAYMGLHDDESLIGKPIDYVFIGSCTNSRIEDLRQVAEFVKGRHKADHVTVWVVPGSKQVQEQAIAEGLDKVFEAAGFPLREPGCSACLGMNEDKIPAGKYCVSTSNRNFEGRQGPNSRTILASPLTAAAAAVTGKITDIRELLAEGELVG; encoded by the coding sequence ATGGGAAATACATTATTCGATAAGATTTGGGACGCCCACGTAGTGAGCAGTAAGGAAGGATTTCCGGATATTTTATATATCGATACCCATTTTATACACGAGGTAACCAGCCCGCAGGCATTTGATGGTTTGCGTAAACGCGGTTTACCCGTACTTAGGCCAAAACAAACTGTTGCCACAGCAGATCATAACGTGCCAACCTGGGACCAGCACTTGCCAATCAAGGAAGAGCTTTCGCGTTACCAGGTTGATATGCTGACTAAAAACTGTGCGGAGTTTGGTGTTGAGCTTTACGGTTTAGGCCACCCTTACCAGGGTATTGTACACGTAATTGGCCCCGAGTTGGGTATTACACGCCCGGGTGGCACTTACGTTTGCGGCGATAGCCATACCTCAACCCACGGTGCTTTTGGTGCCATTGCGTTTGGAATCGGTACTTCGCAGGTAGAGCAGGTTATGGCTACGCAGTGTCTGCTTCAATCCCGCCCTAAAAGGATGAAAATTGAGGTGAACGGCAAACTGCAAAAAGGTGTTGGCGCTAAGGATATCATCCTTTATATCATTTCTAAAACCACTGCAGCAGGCGGTACCGGTTATGCTGTTGAGTATGCCGGTGATACTATCCGCTCGTTAAGCATGGAAGGCCGCATGACCATCTGTAACATGAGCATCGAAATGGGTGCCCGCTGCGGATTAATTGCACCTGATGATACTACAATAGAATACGTAAAAGGCCGCGAATTTGCCCCTAAAGGCGAAGATTGGGATAAAGCAGTTGCCTACTGGAAAACGCTTTACTCTGATGATGACGCACAGTTCGACAGTGTATTAACTTTCAACGCCGAAGATATTGAGCCGATGATCACCTACGGAACTAATCCGGGTATGGGTATTGGCGTAACACAGCATGTACCTGTTACGGCTGATGTTGAACCTACAGAACAAAAATCGTACGCCAATTCACTGGCTTATATGGGCCTGCATGACGATGAATCACTGATCGGTAAACCGATTGATTATGTATTCATAGGCAGCTGTACCAACTCACGTATCGAAGATCTGCGCCAGGTTGCCGAGTTTGTAAAAGGCCGCCACAAGGCAGACCATGTTACCGTATGGGTTGTACCAGGCTCTAAACAAGTACAGGAACAAGCCATTGCCGAAGGACTGGATAAAGTTTTCGAAGCAGCAGGTTTCCCACTGCGCGAACCAGGTTGCAGCGCATGTTTAGGTATGAATGAAGATAAGATCCCTGCCGGTAAATACTGTGTATCAACCTCAAACAGAAACTTTGAAGGCCGTCAGGGTCCTAACTCCCGTACGATATTGGCAAGTCCGTTAACTGCAGCAGCTGCGGCGGTTACTGGTAAGATTACGGATATACGTGAATTACTTGCCGAAGGAGAATTGGTAGGATAA
- a CDS encoding 2-isopropylmalate synthase has product MLHDPNRVYVFDTTLRDGEQVPGCQLTTPEKIEIARELELLGVDIIEAGFPASSPGDFQSVVEIAKAVSEPTICALTRAHEKDIDAAVEALKYAKRPRIHTGIGSSDMHIKTKFNSTREEILERAVAAVKYAKKSVEDIEFYAEDAGRADVVYLAQMVEAVIAAGATVVNIPDTNGYCLPDQYGNKIKFLKEHVKNIDKAIISVHCHNDLGLATANSIAGLQNGARQIEGTINGIGERAGNTSIEEVVMVLKTHQTLGLYTNINSKMFYELSRMVSTQMRMIVQPNKAIVGANAFAHSSGIHQDGFLKNRENYEIIRPEDVGFPSASIVLTARSGRHALKFHLERLGYNLSKEELADVYAKFLTLADIKLDINDDDLRGLMLAQLVK; this is encoded by the coding sequence ATGCTACACGATCCAAACCGCGTTTATGTATTTGACACCACCCTGCGCGATGGTGAGCAAGTACCAGGCTGTCAGTTAACCACACCCGAAAAAATTGAGATTGCCCGCGAACTGGAGCTACTGGGCGTAGATATTATTGAGGCCGGTTTCCCGGCTTCGAGCCCTGGTGATTTTCAAAGTGTTGTTGAAATTGCCAAAGCAGTAAGTGAACCTACTATTTGCGCCTTAACCCGCGCACACGAAAAAGATATTGATGCCGCCGTTGAAGCGTTGAAATATGCTAAACGCCCGCGTATCCACACCGGTATCGGCTCGTCTGACATGCACATTAAAACCAAGTTTAACAGTACCCGCGAAGAAATTCTGGAGCGTGCAGTGGCTGCGGTAAAATATGCCAAGAAATCGGTAGAAGACATTGAGTTTTACGCCGAAGATGCCGGCCGTGCCGATGTTGTTTACCTGGCACAAATGGTTGAGGCCGTTATTGCCGCCGGTGCAACGGTAGTGAACATACCTGATACCAATGGTTATTGCCTGCCCGATCAATACGGCAACAAGATCAAGTTTTTGAAAGAGCATGTTAAAAACATTGATAAAGCCATTATCTCGGTACATTGCCACAATGATTTAGGTTTGGCTACTGCCAATTCTATCGCTGGTTTACAGAACGGTGCCCGCCAGATCGAAGGTACCATCAACGGTATCGGCGAACGTGCAGGTAATACATCTATCGAGGAAGTCGTCATGGTACTGAAAACCCACCAAACTTTGGGCCTTTATACCAACATCAACTCTAAGATGTTTTATGAGCTGAGCCGCATGGTAAGCACGCAAATGCGCATGATCGTTCAGCCTAATAAAGCTATTGTTGGGGCTAATGCTTTCGCACACAGCTCTGGTATTCACCAGGATGGTTTCTTAAAGAATCGCGAAAATTACGAAATTATCCGTCCTGAAGATGTTGGTTTCCCAAGTGCAAGTATTGTATTAACAGCACGCAGCGGCCGCCATGCCTTGAAATTCCACCTGGAGCGTTTGGGTTATAACTTAAGCAAGGAAGAACTGGCTGATGTTTATGCCAAATTCTTAACCCTTGCAGATATTAAGCTTGATATCAATGATGATGATTTGAGAGGATTGATGCTTGCCCAGTTAGTAAAATAA